The Flammeovirga kamogawensis genome includes a region encoding these proteins:
- a CDS encoding sugar porter family MFS transporter, giving the protein MNAKVIFITFVAALAGLLFGFDTAVISGTIPLVKEQYELTAALTGWFVSSALVGSILGVSCSGYLGDKLGRKYLLMVAAGLFLVSAIGCAFSMSLFGLILYRILGGIAIGLASMVAPLYISEISPKAYRGRLVTIYQLAITLGILGAYFSNNYIQVYAKEFALVSGFFGDEIWRGMFAVEVIPAGLFLLGLIVVPKSPRWLALHGERLKAQQISKELAIDFDDKEEDNKEVHLKTLFTGALKKPMGISIFLMLFSQLCGINAIIYYGPSILAAAGFSMSESLGGQVTIGIVNTLFTFLAIAYIDKWGRKPLLLLGAVGVTIALLITGSLFALNVVSGYWVVGSILLFISCYAFSLGPVQFVVASEVFPTNYRAKAMSISTLVLWAANAVVGQVFPMLLEGLGAAATFIIFGIICIPSIYFIKKYIPETKGKSLEEIEKLWSSAPQKETTELLEKA; this is encoded by the coding sequence ATGAATGCAAAAGTAATCTTTATTACATTCGTTGCCGCTTTGGCAGGTTTGCTTTTCGGGTTTGATACTGCTGTAATTTCTGGCACAATCCCGTTGGTTAAAGAACAATATGAACTAACAGCTGCCCTTACAGGGTGGTTTGTTAGTTCTGCATTGGTCGGCTCTATTTTAGGAGTCAGTTGCTCAGGGTATTTGGGCGATAAACTAGGTAGAAAATATCTATTAATGGTAGCTGCAGGGCTGTTTTTAGTGTCTGCAATTGGGTGTGCTTTTTCGATGTCTCTATTTGGGTTAATTTTATACAGAATTTTAGGTGGCATCGCAATCGGTTTAGCTTCTATGGTTGCACCGTTGTACATAAGCGAGATCTCGCCGAAAGCATACAGAGGTCGTTTAGTTACCATCTACCAATTGGCCATTACTTTAGGTATTTTAGGAGCGTATTTTTCTAACAATTATATCCAAGTTTACGCAAAGGAATTTGCCCTTGTTTCAGGCTTTTTTGGTGATGAAATATGGAGAGGAATGTTTGCAGTAGAAGTTATTCCTGCTGGTTTATTTCTTTTAGGGTTGATTGTAGTACCTAAAAGTCCAAGGTGGTTAGCATTACATGGAGAACGTTTAAAAGCACAACAAATTTCTAAAGAATTAGCCATTGATTTTGATGATAAAGAAGAGGACAACAAAGAGGTTCATTTGAAAACGCTCTTTACAGGAGCACTTAAAAAGCCAATGGGTATTTCTATCTTCTTGATGTTATTTTCACAATTATGTGGTATTAATGCCATTATTTATTACGGACCATCAATTCTTGCAGCTGCAGGTTTTAGCATGTCAGAATCATTGGGCGGACAAGTAACTATAGGAATTGTAAATACTCTTTTTACCTTTTTAGCTATTGCTTATATCGATAAATGGGGACGTAAACCACTCTTACTTTTAGGAGCAGTTGGCGTTACAATCGCATTACTTATTACAGGTAGTTTATTCGCCTTAAATGTGGTGAGTGGTTATTGGGTTGTAGGAAGCATTTTACTATTTATTTCTTGTTATGCCTTTTCTTTAGGACCCGTACAATTTGTGGTAGCATCAGAAGTTTTTCCAACCAATTACAGAGCCAAAGCAATGTCAATAAGTACGTTGGTTTTATGGGCAGCAAATGCAGTTGTCGGACAAGTTTTCCCGATGTTGTTAGAAGGGTTAGGAGCAGCAGCCACGTTTATTATTTTCGGAATTATCTGTATTCCATCTATCTATTTTATCAAAAAATATATTCCAGAAACAAAAGGGAAATCATTAGAAGAAATTGAAAAGCTTTGGTCATCAGCTCCACAAAAAGAGACCACAGAACTACTCGAAAAAGCCTAA
- a CDS encoding ROK family protein: MSNFILTADIGGSHITTAIVDFSSKSVLKSTVQHKVINSNTTNGNAIISDWLSAFKTTLSKHSKPIEGIGIAMPGPFDYTLGISEIKGVGKYESIFGINIRLALYAALKKYLSTPNDIQFINDADAFILGAVHAKNWDNERVVGITLGTGYGSGFVENGKMITTGNEVPEEGKLHFVPFKEGVNEDYISTRWFTKEWENRAGEKVKGVKEIVQANNETSQQLFDEFGNNLSATLSPWCTKFKPTKMIIGGNITKALSLFDTPIKNNLNIDDIVAYADTEEASMLGAASNFIKTKSAKMTRNTKQYLMPSSVQKTEKGAYDIYPSHALKEGEIKTGYQSLAKELKQYSTLLLEGYVGVAWETVTTQLLEAFKVEGIEKIQFVNVNAALKSEEEIDKITAPYLGGDDPIFGKLFEGKLIDFFDKQKLDAVTVDKNVFTVIYGCGASLLKVKGAKVVYFDVPKNEIQFRSRAGGVINIGAKESIAAKPQYKRMYFIDWVILNNQKATILPKIDYIIDEQRSDAITWTDGVSFRKGLEEMSNNAFRVRPWFEPGAWGGQWIKEKIGGLAEDVPNYAWSFELIVPENGIVFEQDGALLEVSFDFLMYYNNKNILGEASKRFGYEFPIRFDFLDTIQGGNLSVQCHPTVPYMQENFGHRFTQDETYYMLDAKEDAKVYLGFQEDIEPEKFRAALTHSFENSEELAIENYVQVHPAKKHDLFLIPNGTIHCSGTDGMVLEISATPYIFTFKMYDWLRLDLDGKPRPMNIERGMENLNFDRKGAKVQEELISTPEVLKEGKDYKVVNLPTHKEHFYAIERFEFDHGIEVQLNNQCHVMSLVEGQSITVETNGNSFDINYAETFVVPAASGSYKLINTSGRRVKVINSYVKSEEC; this comes from the coding sequence ATGTCTAATTTTATTTTAACAGCAGATATCGGAGGTAGCCATATTACTACAGCCATAGTAGATTTTTCTTCAAAATCAGTGCTAAAATCTACCGTTCAACATAAAGTGATTAATAGTAATACAACAAACGGAAATGCTATTATTTCTGATTGGTTAAGTGCTTTTAAAACGACTTTATCAAAACATTCAAAACCAATAGAGGGAATTGGAATAGCAATGCCTGGCCCTTTTGATTATACTTTAGGAATATCAGAAATAAAAGGCGTAGGAAAGTACGAAAGTATCTTTGGCATTAATATTAGATTGGCATTATATGCAGCATTAAAAAAGTACCTTTCAACACCCAATGATATCCAATTTATTAACGATGCAGATGCCTTTATTTTAGGGGCTGTGCATGCTAAAAATTGGGATAATGAACGTGTAGTAGGGATTACACTAGGTACCGGTTATGGATCTGGGTTTGTTGAGAATGGCAAAATGATAACTACAGGTAATGAAGTGCCCGAAGAAGGGAAATTACATTTTGTTCCTTTTAAAGAAGGGGTAAATGAGGATTATATTTCTACAAGATGGTTTACCAAAGAGTGGGAGAATAGAGCAGGAGAAAAAGTAAAAGGTGTAAAAGAAATTGTACAAGCTAACAACGAAACGTCTCAACAACTTTTTGATGAATTTGGGAATAACCTTTCTGCTACATTATCTCCTTGGTGTACAAAATTTAAGCCTACAAAAATGATTATTGGTGGGAATATCACAAAAGCATTGTCTTTGTTTGATACACCCATTAAAAATAATTTAAATATAGACGATATAGTTGCTTATGCCGATACCGAAGAGGCATCGATGCTTGGAGCAGCATCAAATTTTATAAAAACAAAATCAGCAAAAATGACAAGAAATACAAAACAGTACTTGATGCCATCATCTGTACAAAAAACGGAAAAAGGTGCTTACGATATTTATCCATCACATGCCTTAAAAGAAGGTGAAATTAAAACTGGTTACCAATCACTTGCTAAAGAATTAAAACAATATTCTACACTTTTATTAGAAGGGTATGTAGGTGTTGCATGGGAAACTGTAACTACACAATTGTTAGAAGCGTTTAAAGTTGAAGGAATTGAAAAAATACAATTTGTAAATGTCAATGCAGCTTTAAAATCAGAAGAAGAAATTGATAAAATTACTGCACCTTATTTAGGGGGCGATGATCCTATTTTTGGTAAATTATTTGAAGGGAAATTAATCGATTTTTTTGATAAGCAGAAATTAGATGCTGTTACTGTAGATAAAAATGTTTTCACCGTAATTTATGGTTGCGGAGCCTCTTTGTTAAAAGTAAAAGGAGCTAAGGTTGTTTATTTTGATGTACCTAAAAATGAAATTCAATTCCGTTCTCGTGCAGGCGGTGTGATTAATATTGGAGCAAAAGAAAGTATAGCAGCAAAGCCTCAGTACAAACGCATGTATTTTATCGATTGGGTAATTTTAAATAATCAGAAAGCTACTATTCTTCCCAAAATAGATTACATAATTGATGAGCAAAGAAGTGATGCGATTACTTGGACAGATGGGGTTTCTTTTAGAAAAGGTTTAGAAGAAATGTCTAATAATGCATTTAGAGTGAGACCTTGGTTTGAACCTGGTGCATGGGGTGGACAATGGATTAAAGAAAAAATTGGTGGATTAGCAGAAGATGTCCCCAACTACGCTTGGTCTTTTGAGTTGATTGTTCCAGAAAACGGAATTGTCTTTGAACAAGATGGTGCTTTATTAGAAGTTTCTTTTGATTTTTTAATGTATTACAATAATAAAAATATATTAGGAGAAGCAAGTAAACGTTTTGGTTATGAATTTCCCATTCGTTTTGATTTCTTAGATACTATCCAAGGAGGAAACTTATCTGTACAATGTCACCCAACGGTACCGTATATGCAAGAAAACTTTGGACATAGGTTTACGCAAGACGAAACCTATTATATGCTAGATGCCAAAGAAGATGCAAAAGTATATTTGGGTTTTCAAGAAGACATTGAACCTGAAAAATTTAGAGCTGCATTAACCCATAGTTTTGAAAACTCTGAAGAGTTAGCTATAGAAAATTATGTGCAAGTTCACCCTGCAAAAAAGCACGATTTATTCCTTATTCCTAACGGTACAATTCATTGTTCTGGAACAGACGGAATGGTGTTAGAAATTAGTGCAACACCTTATATTTTCACGTTTAAAATGTACGATTGGTTACGTCTAGATTTAGATGGAAAACCAAGACCAATGAACATTGAACGTGGTATGGAAAACTTAAACTTTGACCGTAAAGGAGCAAAAGTTCAGGAAGAATTAATTTCTACGCCAGAAGTTTTAAAAGAAGGAAAAGATTATAAAGTAGTTAATCTGCCAACACATAAAGAGCACTTTTATGCTATCGAACGTTTTGAATTCGATCACGGAATAGAAGTACAATTAAATAACCAATGTCATGTAATGAGTTTGGTAGAAGGGCAATCGATTACCGTAGAGACAAACGGAAACTCTTTTGATATAAATTATGCAGAAACGTTTGTTGTTCCGGCAGCAAGCGGATCGTATAAACTGATTAATACATCTGGTAGACGCGTAAAAGTGATTAACTCTTATGTAAAATCTGAAGAATGCTAA
- a CDS encoding GntR family transcriptional regulator, with product MNIAIDHTSSVPFHKQIEDVLRTLIDSGDYDNGKLFPKEVDISNRLGVSRNTVRQAINTLVGEGLLARKKGVGTTVPKKKIGTKLSEWHSFTQEMNNKGIPFKNYKVDLSFQKADEKLANLLNIEVGKEVNQLVRVRGDKETPFVYFVSWFHPKVQFDSNEKFDKPLYDIIEEKSSIFLTKSSEELTAMLADKELAALLEVEEGSPILFRKRIVSDPGGRVIEINEGYYRADRFTYQIEINK from the coding sequence ATGAACATAGCCATAGACCATACATCGTCAGTACCTTTCCATAAACAGATAGAAGATGTTTTAAGAACATTAATAGATTCTGGTGATTATGATAACGGAAAACTATTTCCAAAAGAGGTTGACATTAGCAATAGATTAGGCGTATCGAGAAATACAGTACGCCAAGCAATAAACACTTTGGTTGGTGAAGGTTTACTTGCAAGAAAGAAAGGAGTAGGGACAACAGTGCCTAAAAAGAAGATAGGAACAAAACTTTCTGAGTGGCATTCTTTTACTCAAGAGATGAACAATAAAGGCATTCCTTTTAAAAATTATAAGGTTGATTTATCTTTTCAAAAGGCTGATGAAAAATTGGCAAATCTTTTAAATATTGAAGTAGGCAAAGAGGTAAATCAATTAGTAAGAGTAAGAGGAGATAAAGAAACACCATTTGTCTATTTTGTTTCGTGGTTTCATCCTAAAGTACAATTTGATTCAAATGAAAAATTCGATAAACCGCTATATGATATTATTGAAGAAAAAAGCTCAATTTTCCTTACAAAATCCTCCGAAGAGTTAACCGCAATGCTAGCCGATAAAGAATTGGCAGCGTTGTTAGAAGTAGAAGAGGGTTCACCTATATTATTTAGAAAAAGAATTGTTTCGGACCCCGGTGGAAGGGTGATAGAAATTAATGAAGGGTATTACAGAGCAGATCGTTTTACCTATCAAATAGAGATTAATAAATAG